The following are encoded together in the Lathyrus oleraceus cultivar Zhongwan6 chromosome 3, CAAS_Psat_ZW6_1.0, whole genome shotgun sequence genome:
- the LOC127131797 gene encoding uncharacterized protein LOC127131797 — MVTTLKLSKDLNSISLAELISSLRSHKIELEEDEPQKKSKFVALKSISERRKPERNKAFQDEEEEDDDSENEDYDTEEELSLLSRRINQLWIKRQNNFRRPRQKGDRPDSTFRGRPNKEVTCYECKEPEHYRNECPKLKKDSSKKESFKNNSFKVKKKRLMETWDDSESEASKPDSEDEQANVAFIATTSGSLIEKIMNTTEQQVEASQQVATPADAPSITSYQESHVLDRPSHINLSTPFEKLEVLCELLVDFDNLKENGMELTQELKNQGWLTYFNRLYDPIYINLVKEFWRFADCENHYIMSHVL; from the exons atggttactaCTCTGAAGTTATCCAAGGATCTTAATAGCATAAGTCTTGCAGAACTTATCAGCTCCCTCAGAAGTCATAAAATAGAGttagaagaagatgaacctcaaaagaaaaGCAAATTTGTTGCTCTAAAGTCTATATCAGAAAGAAGAAAGCCAGAAAGGAATAAAGCCTTTcaagatgaagaagaagaagatgatgacTCTGAGAATGAAGATTATGATACTGAAGAAGAATTATCTCTTCTCTCCAGAAGAATCAATCAGCTATGGATAAAAAGACAAAACAACTTCAGAAGGCCCAGACAGAAGGGAGACCGTCCAGATTCAACCTTCAGAGGTAGACCCAACAAGGAAGTAACGTGTTATGAATGCAAAGAGCCTGAACACTATAGAAATGAATGTCCAAAGCTTAAGAAGGATAGTTCTAAAAAGGAAAGCTTCAAGAATAACTCATTCAAAGTAAAGAAGAAAAGACTCATGGAAACATGGGACGACTCTGAATCTGAAGCTTCAAAACCTGATTCTGAAGACGAGCAAGCAAATGTAGCATTCATTGCCACTACCTCTGGAAGTTTGATCGAAAAAATA ATGAATACCACTGAACAACAAGTTGAAGCTTCACAACAAGTTGCAACCCCTGCTGATGCTCCTTCAATAACCTCCTATCAAGAatcccatgttcttgatcgtccTTCTCACATCAATCTTTCAACCCCCTTTGAAAAGCTTGAAGTTCTTTGTGAGCTGTTGGTAGATTTTGACAACCTCAAAGAAAATGGAATGGAATTAACACAAGAACTGAAGAATCAAGGGTGGCTTACTTACTTCAATCGACTCTATGACCCCATCTACATAAACTTGGTCAAGGAATTTTGGAGATTCGCTGATTGCGAAAATCACTACATTATGTCTCATGTTTTGTGA
- the LOC127131798 gene encoding uncharacterized protein LOC127131798 encodes MVYHTTLLISEMDLIKYILEKLVLTRRIARWQMLLIGYDIQYVTQKAIKGNVLSNYLTHQPVKGYQPMMFNFSDEDILFIRDCEIPGLDEGPEPGSRWTLVFDDASNAQGHGIMAILTYPTGFHLPFTARLYFDCTNNVEKYESCIYGIKEAIDMRIKILEVYEDSDLVISQVKGDCETQDS; translated from the coding sequence ATGGTTTaccacactactttgttgatatCTGAAATGGATCTAATAAAGTATATATTGGAGAAGCTTGTTCTCACTAGAAGAATTGCTCGGTGGCAAATGCTACTAATAGGGTATGATATTCAGTATGTTActcagaaagctatcaagggGAATGTGTTATCTAACTACCTTACTCATCAACCTGTGAAGGGTTATCAACCAATGATGTTTAACTTTTCGGATGAGGACATCTTGTTTATTAGAGATTGTGAAATTCCAGGCCttgatgaaggacccgaaccaggaTCACGATGGACGCTTGTGTTTGACGATGCTTCAAATGCTCAAGGTCATGGAATTATGGCAATTCTTACTTATCCAACTGGCTTTCACCTTCCTTTCACTGCTAGATTATACTTTGATTGCACCAACAATGTGGAAAAATATGAGTCATGTATCTACGGAATCAAAGAAGCCATTGATATGAGAATTAAAATCCTCGAGGTATATGAAGACTCCGATCTAGTgatcagtcaggtcaaaggagatTGTGAAACTCAGGATAGCTAG